The Clostridiales bacterium genome has a window encoding:
- the eno gene encoding phosphopyruvate hydratase produces MASTSIKNIFAREILDSRGNPTVEAIVTLESGAQGVAAVPSGASTGIFEAVELRDGDKKRYLGKGVLKAVNNVNTEIFEALKGKDALDYAANDKIMIELDGTENKSRLGANAILAVSLAASKAAANSLGVPLYKYLGGDSATILPVPMCNIINGGAHASNNVDIQEFMIMPVNAPSFTEGIRWCAEVFHHLAKVLTSKGLSTAVGDEGGFAPNLKSSDEALDTILEAIEKAGYRPGDDIKIALDAASSEWYTEQGDYFLPKNKQRMTRDELVEYWDKLTAKYPIISLEDGLAEEDWEGWQKLTQKIGKRVQLVGDDLFVTNTKRLQRGIENNVANSILIKPNQIGSLSETINAVKMAQNAGYTAVMSHRSGETEDTTIADLAVATGATQIKTGSLSRSERIAKFNRLLYIEYELGNNAKYPAMNAFYQLIK; encoded by the coding sequence ATGGCATCAACTTCTATTAAAAATATTTTCGCAAGAGAAATCCTTGATTCGCGCGGCAATCCGACCGTAGAAGCTATTGTAACTTTAGAATCGGGAGCGCAAGGCGTCGCGGCCGTGCCTTCGGGAGCTTCTACCGGCATATTTGAAGCCGTGGAGTTAAGAGACGGCGACAAAAAAAGATATTTAGGGAAAGGTGTCCTAAAAGCCGTTAATAATGTCAATACGGAAATTTTTGAGGCGCTAAAAGGCAAAGACGCCCTAGATTACGCCGCAAACGATAAGATTATGATCGAACTGGACGGAACGGAAAACAAAAGCCGTTTGGGCGCAAACGCGATTTTGGCGGTATCGCTTGCGGCTTCCAAGGCGGCTGCAAATTCATTGGGAGTTCCTTTATATAAATATCTCGGCGGCGACAGCGCGACTATTTTGCCCGTTCCTATGTGCAACATAATCAACGGCGGGGCCCATGCATCCAATAATGTTGATATCCAAGAATTTATGATTATGCCCGTAAACGCGCCTTCGTTTACAGAGGGCATTAGATGGTGCGCTGAAGTTTTTCATCATCTTGCAAAAGTTTTAACAAGCAAAGGGCTTTCTACCGCTGTTGGCGACGAGGGCGGCTTCGCACCTAATCTTAAGAGCAGCGATGAAGCTTTGGACACAATCTTAGAAGCGATTGAAAAAGCCGGTTATAGACCCGGCGACGATATTAAAATCGCTTTGGACGCGGCCTCAAGCGAATGGTATACCGAACAAGGCGATTACTTCTTGCCCAAAAACAAACAAAGAATGACCCGCGACGAATTGGTTGAGTATTGGGACAAGCTAACAGCAAAATATCCGATCATCTCATTAGAAGACGGGTTGGCTGAAGAGGATTGGGAAGGCTGGCAAAAACTTACCCAAAAGATTGGAAAACGCGTTCAGTTGGTAGGCGATGATTTGTTTGTAACCAATACAAAAAGACTCCAAAGAGGAATTGAAAACAATGTCGCCAATTCAATTCTTATCAAGCCCAACCAAATAGGCAGTTTGAGCGAAACAATTAACGCGGTTAAAATGGCGCAAAACGCAGGCTATACGGCGGTAATGTCGCACAGAAGCGGCGAAACCGAAGATACCACAATCGCGGATTTGGCAGTGGCCACAGGCGCGACCCAAATAAAAACCGGCTCGTTATCAAGAAGCGAAAGAATAGCAAAATTCAACCGCTTGTTATATATTGAATACGAGCTCGGCAATAACGCCAAATATCCCGCTATGAACGCCTTTTATCAATTAATAAAGTAA